Genomic window (Candidatus Atribacteria bacterium ADurb.Bin276):
CTATCCGCTTCGGTCGATTTTCAACTTCATAAATTTCACCAAAGAAATTAAGGTATTCTAAGGCGGTCATGTCACGATAAAAATACTGGCTTTCTGAAACAACACCAACCTTTCTTTTTAGTTTGACATCATTGGTTTTCATTTCATTTCCAAGGAGAAAAATTTTTCCACTGGATTTAGGAACAAGCCCAAGAAGCATCATAATAGTTGTTGTTTTTCCTGCCCCATTTGGACCTAAAAACCCATAAATATCGTTTTTTTCTACCTTGAGGTTTAATTCGTTCACTACCAGTAAATCATTATAGGCCTTGCATAGATTTTCAGTTTGTATCATAGAACAGTTTTATGTCCTCCTTTCAATATCACTAAAACGTGCTTCGGAATTTATCTTTTTATTAATTCTTTGGATTAAATAAATTCATTGATTATTTTATACTATTTATAGTGTAAATGTTGGTTAACCGTTCCCATATTGATTAAAATTCTTCTTTTAATATGTTTTAAGAAACGCTGGACGTATCAAAACCACTTTTTGAGCAGTATTTTATGGTTTAAATAGAAAAGGAGGAAAGGAATGCCGGAACTGCCTGAAGTTGAAATAATTAGAAGGGAACTCTTACTTCCTTTGTTAGGAGAAAGAATAGTTGATTTAGAAATAGATGATAAAAAAATTCAGATTCATTCCATGGATATCCTTAATAAGGTTATTACCGACCTGATACGAAAAGGGAAATATCTTTTCCTAATTTTTAATGACTCAAGTTCTCTCCTTTTTCATATGGGAATGACTGGGAGTTTAATATATACCAAAGCCAAGGAAAATCTCCGGTTTCAAAGAGCTCGTATCACTTTATCACAGGGTTTTATTTCTTTTTGTGATGCCCGCCGTTTTGGAAAAATTAAATATTTAACTGAAAATGAAAGAGAAAAAGTCATGGAAAACCTTGGGTTCGATCCGTTGCTTAGCGAGTATTCCTGGAATAATTTTGAAAAACTCTTAATAAACAAAACACTTCCAGTAAAAAATTTTCTCATGAATCAAGCCTGGATAACTGGAATTGGAAATATTTATGCCAGCGAGATTCTATTTTTAAGTAAAATTCATCCGGAAAAAAGAATGAAAGAATTAACCGTCCAAGAGAGAAAATCATTATTTGATTCAATTCCCTTAATCCTTAATCAGGCAATTATATGCGAGGGAACTACTATTCGTGATTATCAACACACCAATGGTTCAAGTGGTTTTTTTCAAAATTGTTTGCAAGTATATGATCGGGAAGGAAAGCCGTGTTTGGTATGTGGAACTCCAATTGTAAGAATTAAAATGGCTCAACGAAGCACGTATTTTTGCCCTCGCTGTCAGAAAATATAAAGATTATTATCTATTCCGAATATATTTTTGAAAAGAAATGAACGCCTTCTGACTGAAGATGAAGGGAATTGTTCATCGATTAACTTTGAATCTCTCTCGGGGGTGGGAAATTAATCAAAACAATCAAATAAATCCTTCTTTTTTAATAAAAGAAGACGAGTATGGGGGGAATGATATTTATACTTATCACTGTTTTTTGTGAAAGGAGGAAATGTTTTGCTTAATCGACAAGGAGTCGGTGAGGGGTTACTTCACTTTTTTTTCCCTCAAAATTGTGTAAATTGTAAAAAATATATTACTGAGTCGGCAGGCTATCCCTTATGCGAAGTATGCGAAAAAATGATTCGAAAAGATATTTCCCCCTATTGTTTGATTTGTGGAAGGCCAGTACAAAATAATCGCCAAATCAAATGTCGACGATGCCGAGAAAAACCTTTTTCTTTTGATCTTGCCCGAGCCATTACTCTATATGAGCCCCCGATTAAAAATGCTATTCATGCTTTTAAGTATCGAAAGATTCTATCGTTACGAATTTTATTTATTCATTTATTGGTCGAATTTTTATCTTCAAATCCCTTCTTTCGTGATATTGATGGAATTCTGCCGGTACCACTCCATCAATCTCGTCTTCGTGAAAGAGAGTTTAATCAAGCCGAAATCTTAGCACGAGGTATTTCTGAAGTTTTACAAAAACCTCTCATCAGTAAAGCCGTAACCCGGAAAAAGAAAACTCTACCACAAGTAGGGCTAAGCATGAAAGAGAGAAGGCTCAATCTCCAAGGCGCCTTTCGGGTGGAGAATGAAAAATTTTTAGCAAAGAAAAAAATATTAATCATCGATGATGTTTTAACCTCTCGTTCCACTGTGGATAGTCTTTCCTTGGTATTACGTCGAGCAGGAAGTCAAACCATATTAGTTTTAGCTTTAGCAACTGGAAAATAAAAAATAAGGGTGATTTAATAAATTAAAGCTGAAATAATATTCATAATTTTATAAAATATTGACATTATTAAGGAAAAATATAAAATAGATTTGAATGGATATTAAAAATATGAATGATTATTCATATTTTGATTTTTTAATTAAAGGATTAGCCATGAATCTTACCGATGAAAATGTTGAATTGATGACTCGAATTGCTTGGCTTCATTATATGGAAGGTCTCACCCAAAATGAAATTGGCCAACAATTAAAACTTTCTCAACCTAAAGTTGCCAGACTTATCGACAAAGCGCAAAAAAATGGAATTATAAAGATATCGATTGAATCACCTCTTTCCAATTGTTTAAAAATTGAATCGATAATTCGTAAACAATTTGGGCTACAAGATGTTGTAGTAATCCCAACCCCTCAGGAAAAAGAGATTTATGAAAGCATTGGTCGAGCAGGGGCTTGGTATATGGAAAAGGTTTTAAATAATGGAGATTTGGTTGGAATTGCCTGGGGGCGGACCCTAAAACACCTGGCCTTAGCGATTCGTTCGGCAAAAGTCAAGAATCTTAAATTCGTTACCATGGTTGGAGGCTTGACTTCCTCAGCTTCGCTTAATCCCTATACTATCGGGGAAAAACTGGCTTCAATATTTGAAGGTGAGTGCTATTATCTTTATGCACCAGCCGTGGTTGAAAGTGAAGAAATAAGAAATTTTTATTTGAATGAAAGAATAAATCAAAATACTCTTCAACTTGCCTGTCAGGCTAAATGGTCTTTAGTGGGTATTGGTACGGTTGATGTTCGTTATTCAATTTACTCTTTAACTGGATTTATAGATTATCATGAGTTAGAAGCATTAAAACAAAAAGGAGCAGTAGGAGATATTTTGGGTCAATTTTATACCATTGATGGAACCATTTTAGATACGCCCTTACATCGAAGAACAGTTGCAGTGCCACTTGAAAATATTCAAAAAATGCACAATGTAATCGGGGTGGCTGGTGGCGAAGAAAAAGCCGATGCTATTCTTGGAGCTCTCCGGGGTCATTTTATCAATATACTTATCACCGATGAAAAGACCGCAATGAAAATTATGAGTCGAATATCAGTTCTGGAGGGATAAAAATGGCCAAAGTAACTTGCATAGGAATCCTGGTTGCCGATCTCTTAGGTCGGCCTATCAATCGATTACCAGAAAGAGGGAAATTGGTTTTAATTCCACAAATGGAACTCCATGTGGGTGGAGGAGCTAACAATACCGGAGTGGTATTGAAAAAATTAGGCGAAGAAGTGGTGATGGTGGGGAAAGTTGGACAAGATGGTTTGGGTGAATTTATCATCAATTCACTTCGAAAAGAGGGGATTGATCCCAAAGGCATAACCATAACACAAGAATATTCAACCTCGGCAACTATGGTTTTAGTCGATGAGCAGGGAGAGCGTTCCTTTATTCACTGTGCAGGAGCTAATCAAAGCTTAAGAAATGCTGATATTCAAGATGAATTTTTTCACGACTCGGATATCGTTCATATCACAGGTACATTTTTAATGCCTGGTTTTGATGGGCCTGAAACAACCGCTCTTTTAAAGCGGGTTAAAGAAGCCGGCGTTACCACTTCAATTGATACTTATTGGGATGACAGCGGACAATGGCTCAACGTCATTGAGCCCTACCTTCCTCTCCTCGATATATTTATTTCTAATCGGGATGAGTCTACCCGTATTTCTGGTCGTCAGAATATAGTGGATAATGCCAAATTTTTTCTCGATTATGGTATTCAGATTGTAGCTATCAAGATGGGAGAAGAAGGGAGTTTTATCATGACTCAAAACGAAAAAATATTAGTTCCTCCCTTCCAAGTGAAAGCTGTAGATGGAACCGGTGCTGGCGATGCTTTTGCTGCTGGTTTCTTAGTTGGCTATTTAAAAAAATGGGATTTATATGAAACTGGCCGATTTGCGAACGCCTGTGGAGCCATGTGCGTTCAAGCTATGGGAGCTACCGATGGTGTTGGGAACTTTGATGAAGTAATGGATTTTGTTCGTAAACACTCGTAAATTTTAAAAGAAATGAGAGGTTTTTGAATGAACCAGTCTGTTCAATTTGGAGCAGGTAACATTGGAAGAGGTTTTATTGGTCATCTTCTTTGGGAATCGGGTTATCGGATTGTTTTTGTTGAAGCCTATCCAGATCTTGTTAAACTTCTCAATGCTCGCTCAAAATACCCCCTTCGGTTATTAGAAAAAAACGGTCAAGAAAAAAATGTGACCATAGATAATTTAGTTGCTTATCAGACCGAAGAAAAAAACAATATTTCACAAGCTATTGCTGTTTCATCGGTTATTTTTACAGCAGTTGGTGTAAAAAATTTGCCGGCCATTGCTCCTTTAGTAGCTGATGGGATTCAGCTTCGCCTCAAAGAAAATCCTATCCCTATCAATATTCTTTTGTGTGAAAATCTTAAAGATGCGCCTCAATTTTTTAAAAATGAAGTGAAAACTCATTTAAATACCGAAGGAAAACAATTTCTTCAGGAAAAAGTTGGTTTTGTTGGAACGGTTGTTGCCCGTATGGTTCCAGTAATGGATAAGCGATTTGGTGTTGATGACCCTCTGTTTATTGTTGCTGAAGCCTATCATAAACTTCCTTATGATGTGACTGCTGTGAAGGGAGTTTTTCCTGAAATCTCGGGTTTGAAACCAGTTCAAAATTTTCCTTCTGAGGTTGACAAAAAACTCTTCATCCATAATTTAGGTCACGCAACCCTAGCCTATTTCGGTTACTTGAAGGGATATGAATACATTCATCAGGCAATTGCCGATGAAGAAATAAAAAATCTTCTTGATGAAGTGCTCAATGAAACTTCAACTTCAATTCTTCGGAAGTATCCGGATTTAGATCGAGTTGAAGTTAACGAATTTGTTGAAGATCTAAAGGAGCGTTTCTTTAATCCGTTACTTATGGATACAGTTTATCGAGTTGGGAGAGACCCAATTCGCAAACTTGGTGAGGATGACCGCATAATTGGAGGGATCGCTCTTTGTCAATCTCAAAAAGTCTTTCCAGCTGCAATAATAAAGGTGACCGGATTAGCATTGAACTATGATTATAATAAGGATGCCGATGCGGTAAAACTCCAGAAAATGATTAAGGACAAAGGGATTAAAGAAGTCATTCATAAGTTGTGTAATCTTGATCCTGAAACCGATATTGGTGAAAAAATTATCCAATCCTATTATCAGTTTAGAGAGCGGTTTCGGATATTGAAGGAAAATAAATTGTAAACTTCCCTCTGGGAAGAATTGAGAGGAGTGGAGTAAATGAAAGCAGCTGTTTACTACGGACCGGGCGATTTGAGAATTGAAGAAAGTCCCCTTCCGGAAATTGGACCGGGAGATATACTTCTGAAAGTCGGTGCGTGTGCAATATGTGGAACCGATATGCGGATTTTTCGTCATGGGCATCGCGGTGTAAAAATTCCCCAAATTGTTGGTCATGAGATTGCCGGTACTGTCGCTGAAATTGGGAAAGACGTGAAGGGGTATGCTGTTGGGGATAAAGTTGCAGTTGATCCTATTGTATCCTGCGGTGAATGTTTTTATTGCCGACGGGGATTAACCAACCTGTGCCTTACTTTCAAAGAAAATTATGAAGCTTTTGGATACTATTATCCCGGGGGTTTCGCTGAATATATGCGGATTCCAGAAAAAGCCATTCGGCGAGGGAATCTCATTCTGATTAAAGACGACTTGGCTTTGGAAGAAGCTGCTATTGCAGAACCAATGGCTTGCGCTTTAAATGGTCAGATGTTGTCCCAAGTTGGAGTTGGTGATCATGTCTTAATTATTGGAGCCGGACCAATAGGTTGCATGCATATTTCTTTAGCAAAAACCCTTGGAGCAACGAAAGTCATCATTTCTGAATTCCAGGAGGGTCGATTGAACTTGGCTCGTCAGTTCGGAGCTGATATTTATGTGAATCCCATGCAGGAAGATCTGAAAGAAGTTCTGATGAAGGCGACCAATGGAATTGGTCCTTCGGTTATTATCATTTCCGCTCCTGCTCGAAAAGCACAAGAAATGGCGTTGGATCTGGCTGCTAACCAAGCCCGAATCAACTTTTTCGGAGGGTTGCCGAAAGATGACCACCTGGTGAACCTCGACAGCAATGTCATACATTATAAAGAACTCTTTATTCATGGTACCAGTGGAACAACTTCAAACCATATTCATAAGTGTATTGAGTTGATGGCGGGGAAAAGAGTCAATGCTTCTCAGATAATTAGTAAGGTCATATCTTTAGAAGAGCTTCCTGCCATGTTAGTTGAAGCCGAGAAGGGAAATTATCTGAAAATAATCGTCAAACCATAAAATCATCGCAAATGATTGGATAGATTGAGTTTTAAACTGAAATTATAAGCGGTTAAGCTATCACAACTTGCTGTGATTCGCCTAATTTTTGGAGGTGTTTACCTTGGAGTCAAAAGACAAATTACTTCAAATGTATAAGGATATGCTTCGTATCCGCCGTTTTGAAGAAACGGTAAGTGATCTTTTTTCTCAGGATAAAATCCGAGGGACAACTCATCTTTATATAGGTGAGGAAGCCGTTGCTGTTGGAGCCTGCAATGCGATTCACCCGGATGACTATATTACCTCTACCCATCGTGGGCATGGTCATTGTATCGCGAAAGGTGCTACTTTGCGGGAAATGATGGCCGAGTTATTTGGGAAAATAACCGGGTATTGCAAGGGTAAAGGAGGATCACTTCACATTGCTGACCTTAACGCTGGAAATCTTGGTGCCAATGGGATTGTAGGGGGTGGTATCCCAATCGCAACTGGTTCAGGATTGACTGGTAAGTATAAAAAAACTGGGAAGGTTACAGTATGCTTTTTTGGCGATGGAGCATCCAATACCGGAGCTTTCCATGAAGCAGTGAATATGGCGGCTACCTGGAAATTACCGGTCGTTTATGTATGCGAAAATAATCTTTATGCCATGTCAACGCCGGTGCGAGAAGCTTTTCCTATTTTAGATATTGCTGAGCGAGGTCAAGCTTATGGAATGCCAGGTATAGTAGTAGATGGGATGGATGTATTAGCCGTTATGGAAGCTGTTGAACAAGCAGCAGAGAAAGCTCGTCGAGGAGAAGGTCCAACACTTATTGAATGTAAGACCTATCGATACTTAGGCCACTCCAAAAACGATCCAAGAGCTTACCGGACCAAAGATGAAGAAAAACAGTGGAAAGAACGTGATGCAATAAAGCGGTTTCGAAAATGGTTGCTTGAAAACACTGTTGCGACCGAAGAAGAAATTCAAACTATTGATGAAGAAGTAGAAAATGAAATAGCTGAAGCGGTAGAATTTGCCGAATCAAGCCCCTATCCCCCGCTGGAAGAAATAGTCAAAGACGTCTATGTTGAAGAAGATTTTGCTGAAAAAGAACGAAAAAAAGGAGCCAAAATCGTTCTCTCTTTTAACGAATATAGCGATAATCAAAAACTTAGAAATATTACCTATCGTGATGCATTAAATGAAGCCTTAAGAGAAGAGCTCAATCATGACCCCAACGTAGTATTGATTGGAGAGGACATTGGTTTATACGGTGGGGCTTATGGAGTAACTCGGGGATTGTGGCAGGATTTTGGTGATGAAAGAGTAAGAAATACCCCCATCTCTGAGGCGGCCATTGTTGGATGTTGTGTCGGTGCGGCGATAACTGGTCTTCGTCCAGTTGGTGAACTGATGTATGTGGATTTTGCTGGATTAGCTATGGACCAAATTTATAATCAGGGAGCAAAGATTCGTTATATGTTTGGTGGGAAAGCTCGAGTTCCAATGGTTATTCGTACTGAAGGTGGCTGCGGCCGATCTTCAGGAGCCCACCATGCTCAAAGCCTGGAAGCCTGGTTTATGCATGTTCCTGGTCTAAAGGTAGTAATGCCAGCCACTCCTTTCGATGCAAAAGGTCTTCTCAAGTCGGCTGTTCGAGAAGATAATCCAATAATTTTTATCGAACATAAAATGTTGTATAACACCAAAGGTTTAGTTCCTGATGATGAGTATCTTATCCCAATAGGAGTTGCTGATGTTAAAAAATCAGGTACTGATGTAACGGTTATTGCATATTCGCGGATGTTATTGGTTGCCATGGAAGCCGCCGAAATATTGGAAAAAGAAGGTATTCATATTGAAGTTATTGACCCCCGAACCCTGTTACCTTTAGATATCGATACCATTGTAACTTCAGTAAAGAAAACCGGAAAAGTAGTAATTGTTTCCGAAGCCTGTAAGACCGGTGGACCCGGGGGAGAAATTGGGATGCAAATTATGGAGAATGCCTTTGATTATCTTGATGCTCCCATGGTGCGATTATGTGCCGCCGATGCACCGGTTCCCTGTAGCCGATATTTAGAAGATAACTCCATTCCCCAAGCTAAAGATGTAGTTAAGACAGTAAAAGAGTTATTAGAATAATTGAAATTATTTGGCAAGAGTGATATTTAAGCTTAATAGAAGTTATATTTTATGGAGAAATCCCCAACGGGCGCAATTCTATTGCGCCCCTTAAATTTTTATATAAATTTTAGCAGAATTAAATTTGTAAAACCTCTAAATGAGTGAGCAGAATAATTGTTCATGCGATAGAGCAATAGAACCAGTTGAGGATAAGAGTGACTTTCATAAATTAGAATTCAATTTCCCTGATTTTCCAAGTAGGAATAAAAAAGTATGGAAAATTCATAAAACATTTAATTCTTATTAAAAAACTTTAAATTAAAGGAGATGTTTTTTAATATTTATGTGTTAGTTCGATAACACTCGTCACTTTTTAAAAAAAACTAAGGAACATGAAATGGATCGAAAAACTGAAATCAAGTTTTATTTTATGATTGGTTTCGTACTTTATTTTTTAGCAATCTCAATGATCATTACTGGTGCGGCTCTCCCTAAATGGATGGACATTTTCCAAGTAACCGCCGGTCGAGCCGGAAGACTTTTTTTCCTTTATTATTTAACCTATGTGATCACCACTTTTTCCAGTGGTTTTCTTTGTGACCATTTCGGAAAAAAACCAATAATAGTTCTGAGTCAATTATTTCTTGGGATCGGTTTTTTTTGTATAAGCACAGCTCATTCTTTTCTTTTTATTGAATTGGGGATGTTAATTATGGGGTTGGGTGGAGGTTTTTGTGAAGCACCCATGACTGGTTTTATCTCGCAAGTTTTTAATGGTCGAGAGGGATTTGCCTTGAACATGAGTCAGATTTTTTTTGGAATCGGAGCTGCCAGCGGTCCTTTTTTGACTGGATATCTGTT
Coding sequences:
- the mutM_1 gene encoding Formamidopyrimidine-DNA glycosylase; this translates as MPELPEVEIIRRELLLPLLGERIVDLEIDDKKIQIHSMDILNKVITDLIRKGKYLFLIFNDSSSLLFHMGMTGSLIYTKAKENLRFQRARITLSQGFISFCDARRFGKIKYLTENEREKVMENLGFDPLLSEYSWNNFEKLLINKTLPVKNFLMNQAWITGIGNIYASEILFLSKIHPEKRMKELTVQERKSLFDSIPLILNQAIICEGTTIRDYQHTNGSSGFFQNCLQVYDREGKPCLVCGTPIVRIKMAQRSTYFCPRCQKI
- a CDS encoding DNA utilization protein GntX, with translation MLNRQGVGEGLLHFFFPQNCVNCKKYITESAGYPLCEVCEKMIRKDISPYCLICGRPVQNNRQIKCRRCREKPFSFDLARAITLYEPPIKNAIHAFKYRKILSLRILFIHLLVEFLSSNPFFRDIDGILPVPLHQSRLREREFNQAEILARGISEVLQKPLISKAVTRKKKTLPQVGLSMKERRLNLQGAFRVENEKFLAKKKILIIDDVLTSRSTVDSLSLVLRRAGSQTILVLALATGK
- the lsrR_1 gene encoding Transcriptional regulator LsrR encodes the protein MNDYSYFDFLIKGLAMNLTDENVELMTRIAWLHYMEGLTQNEIGQQLKLSQPKVARLIDKAQKNGIIKISIESPLSNCLKIESIIRKQFGLQDVVVIPTPQEKEIYESIGRAGAWYMEKVLNNGDLVGIAWGRTLKHLALAIRSAKVKNLKFVTMVGGLTSSASLNPYTIGEKLASIFEGECYYLYAPAVVESEEIRNFYLNERINQNTLQLACQAKWSLVGIGTVDVRYSIYSLTGFIDYHELEALKQKGAVGDILGQFYTIDGTILDTPLHRRTVAVPLENIQKMHNVIGVAGGEEKADAILGALRGHFINILITDEKTAMKIMSRISVLEG
- the ydjH_1 gene encoding putative sugar kinase YdjH, producing MAKVTCIGILVADLLGRPINRLPERGKLVLIPQMELHVGGGANNTGVVLKKLGEEVVMVGKVGQDGLGEFIINSLRKEGIDPKGITITQEYSTSATMVLVDEQGERSFIHCAGANQSLRNADIQDEFFHDSDIVHITGTFLMPGFDGPETTALLKRVKEAGVTTSIDTYWDDSGQWLNVIEPYLPLLDIFISNRDESTRISGRQNIVDNAKFFLDYGIQIVAIKMGEEGSFIMTQNEKILVPPFQVKAVDGTGAGDAFAAGFLVGYLKKWDLYETGRFANACGAMCVQAMGATDGVGNFDEVMDFVRKHS
- the mtlD_1 gene encoding Mannitol-1-phosphate 5-dehydrogenase, with the protein product MNQSVQFGAGNIGRGFIGHLLWESGYRIVFVEAYPDLVKLLNARSKYPLRLLEKNGQEKNVTIDNLVAYQTEEKNNISQAIAVSSVIFTAVGVKNLPAIAPLVADGIQLRLKENPIPINILLCENLKDAPQFFKNEVKTHLNTEGKQFLQEKVGFVGTVVARMVPVMDKRFGVDDPLFIVAEAYHKLPYDVTAVKGVFPEISGLKPVQNFPSEVDKKLFIHNLGHATLAYFGYLKGYEYIHQAIADEEIKNLLDEVLNETSTSILRKYPDLDRVEVNEFVEDLKERFFNPLLMDTVYRVGRDPIRKLGEDDRIIGGIALCQSQKVFPAAIIKVTGLALNYDYNKDADAVKLQKMIKDKGIKEVIHKLCNLDPETDIGEKIIQSYYQFRERFRILKENKL
- the tdh_1 gene encoding L-threonine 3-dehydrogenase; the protein is MKAAVYYGPGDLRIEESPLPEIGPGDILLKVGACAICGTDMRIFRHGHRGVKIPQIVGHEIAGTVAEIGKDVKGYAVGDKVAVDPIVSCGECFYCRRGLTNLCLTFKENYEAFGYYYPGGFAEYMRIPEKAIRRGNLILIKDDLALEEAAIAEPMACALNGQMLSQVGVGDHVLIIGAGPIGCMHISLAKTLGATKVIISEFQEGRLNLARQFGADIYVNPMQEDLKEVLMKATNGIGPSVIIISAPARKAQEMALDLAANQARINFFGGLPKDDHLVNLDSNVIHYKELFIHGTSGTTSNHIHKCIELMAGKRVNASQIISKVISLEELPAMLVEAEKGNYLKIIVKP
- the acoA_1 gene encoding Acetoin:2,6-dichlorophenolindophenol oxidoreductase subunit alpha, whose amino-acid sequence is MESKDKLLQMYKDMLRIRRFEETVSDLFSQDKIRGTTHLYIGEEAVAVGACNAIHPDDYITSTHRGHGHCIAKGATLREMMAELFGKITGYCKGKGGSLHIADLNAGNLGANGIVGGGIPIATGSGLTGKYKKTGKVTVCFFGDGASNTGAFHEAVNMAATWKLPVVYVCENNLYAMSTPVREAFPILDIAERGQAYGMPGIVVDGMDVLAVMEAVEQAAEKARRGEGPTLIECKTYRYLGHSKNDPRAYRTKDEEKQWKERDAIKRFRKWLLENTVATEEEIQTIDEEVENEIAEAVEFAESSPYPPLEEIVKDVYVEEDFAEKERKKGAKIVLSFNEYSDNQKLRNITYRDALNEALREELNHDPNVVLIGEDIGLYGGAYGVTRGLWQDFGDERVRNTPISEAAIVGCCVGAAITGLRPVGELMYVDFAGLAMDQIYNQGAKIRYMFGGKARVPMVIRTEGGCGRSSGAHHAQSLEAWFMHVPGLKVVMPATPFDAKGLLKSAVREDNPIIFIEHKMLYNTKGLVPDDEYLIPIGVADVKKSGTDVTVIAYSRMLLVAMEAAEILEKEGIHIEVIDPRTLLPLDIDTIVTSVKKTGKVVIVSEACKTGGPGGEIGMQIMENAFDYLDAPMVRLCAADAPVPCSRYLEDNSIPQAKDVVKTVKELLE